The Hippoglossus hippoglossus isolate fHipHip1 chromosome 19, fHipHip1.pri, whole genome shotgun sequence genome has a segment encoding these proteins:
- the LOC117753341 gene encoding tripartite motif-containing protein 16-like protein, translating into MPGRPNTAVVNLTETMNPGKKMKSNKKDKTNTEKVLVYEPGIPEPTSRAELMKYWINLSLDDKTANKMLWISDSGLMVRRRTEEICPVLDRPERYEYSPQVLCKEGLLNMRAYWEVEYSGWVVIGATYEGAGRRANAGPSGLGENEESWGLCWSGTCYQIWFNGVYKDIKDVPFSPTISVYIDQPAGIINFYTITGEGAEREARLLYRVKTTIEKKILPGFWMGVQSTCTMLRNTDCTKNE; encoded by the exons ATGCCGGGCAGACCTAATACTGCCGTTGTCAACCTCACTGAGACCATGAATCCAG GAAAGAAGATGAAATCTAACAAGAAGGACAAGACAAATACAG AGAAGGTCTTGGTTTATGAGCCGGGGATCCCGGAGCCAACAAGCAGAGCTGAGCTCATGAAAT ATTGGATTAATTTGTCTTTGGATGACAAGACCGCCAACAAGATGTTGTGGATTTCCGACAGCGGCCTGATGGTGCGTCGTAGAACCGAGGAGATTTGTCCCGTCCTGGATCGACCAGAGAGATACGAGTACTCTCCACAG GTGCTGTGCAAAGAGGGCCTGTTAAACATGAGGGcttactgggaggtggagtaTTCCGGCTGGGTGGTAATCGGAGCCACCTATGAAGGCGCTGGAAGGAGAGCGAATGCTGGGCCGAGCGGGCTGGGAGAAAACGAGGAGTCCTGGGGTCTGTGTTGGTCGGGAACATGTTACCAGATCTGGTTCAACGGCGTATACAAAGACATAAAGGATGTCCCGTTTAGCCCCACGATCAGCGTTTACATCGACCAGCCTGCGGGGATAATAAACTTTTACACCATAACTGGCGAGGGGGCGGAGAGGGAGGCGAGGCTGTTGTATAGAGTTAAGACGACCATCGAGAAGAAGATTCTGCCAGGTTTCTGGATGGGAGTTCAGTCCACGTGCACGATGCTGAGGAATACAGACTGCactaaaaatgaatga